The following proteins are co-located in the Hydrogenophaga sp. RAC07 genome:
- a CDS encoding phage tail protein, whose protein sequence is MANRTTPYGAFNYLVNFDGGEVFGGFSDVSGIGTEVTVAEYRNGNDKENHVRKVAGIHKVSDVTLKRGILNSKTLFDWISQTRTQGPAAQRNVTITLLDEAHTPVQTWVLRGVIPMKYTGPTLAGKGGGDVAMEEIALSAEAMEITA, encoded by the coding sequence ATGGCCAACCGCACCACGCCCTACGGCGCCTTCAACTACCTCGTCAACTTCGATGGCGGCGAGGTCTTCGGCGGCTTCTCCGATGTCAGCGGCATCGGCACCGAAGTCACCGTGGCCGAGTACCGCAACGGCAACGACAAGGAAAACCACGTGCGCAAGGTCGCCGGCATCCACAAGGTGTCCGACGTGACCTTGAAGCGCGGCATCCTCAACAGCAAGACGCTGTTCGACTGGATCAGCCAGACCCGCACGCAGGGCCCGGCCGCGCAGCGCAACGTGACCATCACCCTGCTCGACGAAGCCCACACCCCCGTTCAGACCTGGGTGCTGCGCGGCGTGATCCCGATGAAATACACCGGGCCCACGCTGGCGGGCAAGGGCGGGGGCGACGTGGCGATGGAGGAAATCGCCTTGTCGGCCGAGGCCATGGAAATCACCGCCTGA
- a CDS encoding phage tail sheath subtilisin-like domain-containing protein, translated as MPEYLAPGVYVEETSFRAKSIEGVGTSTTAFVGPTRKGPYRVDNDTPESPELLTSYGDFERIYGGFADLSLGDGVPGTNYLAHAVRAFFNEGGSRLYVSRVVGADPEVATVEIIGGADEGVRFIARFPGAAGNGQVVVREASTPASETTLANAPAGSLVRATLAGNPALLVRVANSWRPAANLAGDAVAQADVLAGAPHLITVSALTIDGDGNSLSFEDMGLANTHPRWIGHVMSATPSRRSDHLQNFYAVDVGSAVSPSELHAGLFNGAANNAAGQPERVWTLTGGEDGGEPTSTNYALALAEIASLEDVSIVAAPGSSAYGVDDDDNPQAIASAVIAHAEGRRAYRIAVLDTPPELLPTTARTWRGLFDSKYGAMYYPWVVVSNPLARPGREDIPKEIALPPSGFVSGIYARNDVQRGVHKAPANEVVRGALRFEIDVNFAQQELLNPAGVNCLRFFSGRGNRVWGARLISSDPEWKYVSDRRYFNYLEASIDRSTQWAVFEPNGERLWANIRQTIADFLYNEWRSGALLGTSPDEAYFVRCDRSTMTQNDLDNGRLICLIGVAIIKPAEFVIFRIGQKTADARE; from the coding sequence ATGCCTGAATACCTCGCGCCAGGCGTTTACGTCGAGGAAACCAGTTTCCGCGCCAAGAGCATCGAAGGGGTGGGCACCAGCACCACCGCGTTTGTCGGGCCCACCCGCAAGGGCCCGTACCGGGTGGACAACGACACCCCCGAGTCGCCCGAGTTGCTCACCAGCTACGGCGACTTCGAGCGCATTTACGGCGGGTTTGCCGATCTCTCGCTGGGCGATGGCGTGCCCGGCACCAACTACCTGGCGCATGCGGTGCGGGCGTTCTTCAACGAAGGCGGTTCGCGGTTGTACGTCTCGCGCGTGGTGGGGGCCGACCCGGAGGTCGCAACGGTGGAGATCATCGGAGGAGCAGATGAAGGTGTGCGCTTCATTGCGCGCTTTCCCGGGGCGGCGGGCAACGGCCAGGTGGTGGTGCGTGAAGCCTCCACGCCCGCGTCGGAAACCACCCTGGCCAACGCGCCTGCCGGCAGTCTGGTGCGCGCCACGTTGGCGGGCAACCCGGCCTTGCTGGTGCGCGTGGCCAACAGCTGGCGCCCGGCGGCCAATCTCGCGGGCGACGCGGTGGCGCAGGCCGACGTTCTCGCGGGCGCCCCGCATCTGATCACGGTCTCGGCGTTGACCATCGACGGTGACGGCAACAGTCTGAGCTTTGAAGACATGGGGCTGGCCAACACGCACCCGCGCTGGATCGGTCATGTGATGTCGGCCACACCGTCGCGACGCAGCGACCACCTGCAAAACTTCTATGCCGTCGACGTTGGATCCGCCGTCTCACCTTCGGAGCTGCACGCGGGTCTGTTCAATGGCGCGGCCAACAATGCTGCGGGCCAGCCCGAGCGCGTCTGGACGCTCACCGGGGGTGAAGATGGCGGCGAACCCACCTCGACCAACTACGCACTCGCGCTTGCCGAGATCGCCTCGCTGGAAGACGTGTCCATCGTCGCGGCGCCCGGCAGCTCGGCCTACGGCGTGGACGACGACGACAACCCTCAGGCCATTGCGAGCGCAGTGATCGCGCACGCCGAAGGCCGCCGCGCCTACCGCATCGCCGTGCTCGACACACCGCCGGAGCTGCTGCCCACCACGGCGCGCACCTGGCGCGGACTGTTCGACTCCAAGTACGGCGCCATGTACTACCCGTGGGTGGTGGTGTCCAACCCGCTGGCGCGCCCGGGCCGCGAAGACATTCCGAAAGAGATCGCGCTGCCGCCCTCGGGTTTTGTGAGCGGCATCTACGCGCGCAACGACGTGCAGCGCGGCGTTCACAAGGCGCCGGCCAACGAGGTGGTTCGCGGCGCGCTGCGGTTCGAGATCGACGTGAACTTTGCGCAGCAGGAGCTGCTCAACCCGGCCGGTGTGAACTGCCTGCGCTTCTTCAGCGGGCGCGGCAACCGTGTCTGGGGCGCGCGCCTGATCTCCAGCGACCCGGAGTGGAAATACGTGAGCGACCGGCGCTACTTCAACTACCTGGAGGCGTCGATCGACCGCAGCACGCAGTGGGCCGTGTTCGAACCCAATGGCGAGCGCCTGTGGGCCAACATCCGCCAGACCATTGCCGACTTTCTCTACAACGAGTGGCGCAGTGGTGCACTGCTCGGCACCTCGCCCGACGAGGCGTATTTCGTGCGCTGCGACCGCAGCACCATGACGCAGAACGACCTGGACAACGGTCGCCTCATCTGCCTGATCGGCGTGGCCATCATCAAGCCGGCCGAGTTCGTGATCTTCCGCATCGGCCAGAAAACGGCCGACGCCCGCGAGTGA
- a CDS encoding DUF4255 domain-containing protein has translation MANVLAIHSVCSSIATFLNNTYPVATNGMTMPSCDFVVLSSQEMANPPTEGNRVSLYLYRATVNEHSRQQRPSRAPQARPAPLSLDLHVLLSAWGDTALDEHILMAWAMRQLHLFPLLDASSLTPEPAWDADEVIQIVPAELSTEDIMRIWDALEPSYRLSASYIARTVRLDPDDLPEAVPVVASRFAYSVGAAS, from the coding sequence ATGGCCAACGTGCTGGCGATCCATTCGGTCTGCAGTTCGATTGCGACCTTCCTGAACAACACATACCCGGTGGCCACCAATGGCATGACCATGCCGTCTTGCGACTTCGTGGTGTTGTCTTCGCAGGAGATGGCCAACCCGCCGACCGAGGGCAACCGGGTCAGCCTCTACCTCTACCGCGCCACGGTCAACGAACACAGCCGTCAGCAGCGACCCTCACGCGCGCCGCAGGCCCGGCCTGCGCCGCTGAGCCTGGATCTGCACGTGTTGCTCTCGGCCTGGGGCGACACCGCCCTGGACGAGCACATCCTGATGGCCTGGGCCATGCGGCAGTTGCACCTGTTCCCGCTGCTCGATGCCTCGTCGCTCACCCCCGAGCCCGCCTGGGACGCCGACGAGGTGATCCAGATCGTGCCCGCCGAGCTCTCCACCGAGGACATCATGCGCATCTGGGACGCGCTGGAGCCTTCGTACCGGCTCTCGGCGTCCTACATCGCACGCACCGTGCGGCTGGACCCCGACGACTTGCCCGAGGCGGTGCCGGTGGTCGCCAGCCGATTCGCCTACAGCGTGGGGGCAGCCTCATGA
- a CDS encoding Bug family tripartite tricarboxylate transporter substrate binding protein, with product MTLKSTTNSGITRRHALATATALVAATVLPTAHAQATWPSRPLKIVVGFPGGSSPDLMARLLAEPLSQALGQPVVIENRPGAGGNIAAAQVARATDDHTIGLMINGNMTIAKILNPDTTYDPLKDLTPVSLIAVAPLVLSAPAGSPSGAAFFAAAKQSGTSWNYGTPGVGTVAHLGMELLKSRAGIAPVHVPYPGNPQVITALLGNQIQMSMLPPGLAMAQVRAGKLNAIGVTSAGRSSVVPELPSLAEAGVKNLQLEIWNAVAAPNSLPKAHVDRLATLLTDIVRREDIRQKIFAQGWQVAGTSPEGLRRRIESDTAVMADVIQRNNIRP from the coding sequence ATGACCCTGAAGTCCACCACCAACAGCGGAATCACCCGCCGCCACGCCCTGGCCACTGCCACAGCCCTGGTGGCTGCCACCGTGTTGCCCACCGCGCATGCGCAAGCCACCTGGCCCAGCCGGCCGCTCAAGATCGTGGTGGGTTTCCCCGGCGGGTCCTCGCCCGATCTCATGGCGCGCCTGCTGGCCGAGCCGCTGTCGCAGGCGCTGGGCCAGCCGGTGGTGATCGAGAACCGGCCCGGTGCCGGCGGCAACATCGCCGCAGCGCAGGTGGCCCGTGCCACCGACGACCACACCATCGGTTTGATGATCAACGGCAACATGACGATCGCCAAGATCCTCAACCCCGACACCACCTACGACCCGCTGAAAGATCTCACGCCGGTCTCGTTGATCGCGGTGGCGCCGCTGGTGCTCAGCGCACCCGCTGGCAGCCCCAGTGGCGCCGCTTTCTTTGCCGCGGCGAAGCAGTCGGGCACCAGCTGGAACTACGGCACGCCCGGTGTGGGCACCGTGGCCCACCTCGGCATGGAGTTGCTCAAGAGCCGCGCCGGCATTGCGCCCGTGCACGTGCCGTACCCCGGCAATCCGCAGGTGATCACGGCCCTTCTGGGCAACCAGATCCAGATGTCGATGCTGCCCCCAGGCCTGGCCATGGCTCAGGTGCGCGCGGGCAAGCTCAACGCGATTGGTGTCACCTCGGCCGGTCGCAGCAGCGTGGTGCCCGAACTGCCCAGCCTGGCGGAAGCGGGCGTGAAAAACCTGCAGCTGGAAATCTGGAACGCGGTGGCCGCGCCCAACAGCCTGCCCAAGGCCCACGTGGACCGCCTGGCCACGCTGCTCACGGACATCGTTCGCCGCGAAGACATCCGCCAGAAGATCTTTGCGCAGGGCTGGCAGGTGGCAGGCACCTCGCCCGAAGGCCTGCGCCGTCGCATTGAAAGCGACACAGCCGTGATGGCCGACGTGATCCAGCGCAACAACATCCGGCCCTGA
- a CDS encoding FAD-dependent monooxygenase: MNQQVIVAGGGIGGLGCALALARQGVPTVLLEQAAAFGEVGAGLQLGPNATRVLADWGLSDALQATAAFPEALRVRDAHRGNELGQLRLGAMAIARHGQPYATLHRADLHALLLAAVQAHELTELRLNTRLTAFDETSGGVFATLDDGSTLSGEALLGCDGLWSRVRSQLLGAQPVRASGHLAYRGMVRAADLPAALRANVVTAWLGPRMHVVHYPVRGGEWVNVVAVVHGVLGQGHGGEPGSDPQSWTHEARAADLQRSLGPACADLLSMIDAAPAWSLWALNDRPAMNGAHEHAQGRVALVGDAAHPLRPYLAQGAAMAIEDAWTIGRLLQPAPAPINWPSVLSRFAETRWQRNARVQQHSQRNGRIFHATGLVRFGRDTAMRWLGEALLDNPWLYDGPPEPEQDPAPSPRSKRKT; the protein is encoded by the coding sequence ATGAACCAACAAGTGATCGTCGCCGGTGGGGGCATCGGTGGACTGGGCTGTGCCTTGGCGCTGGCACGTCAGGGTGTGCCGACCGTGCTGCTGGAGCAGGCGGCGGCGTTTGGCGAGGTGGGGGCGGGGCTGCAGCTCGGGCCCAATGCCACGCGGGTGCTGGCCGACTGGGGTCTCTCCGATGCGTTGCAGGCCACTGCGGCTTTTCCCGAGGCGCTTCGGGTGCGTGACGCCCACCGGGGCAACGAGCTTGGGCAACTGCGTCTGGGCGCTATGGCGATCGCTCGCCATGGACAGCCTTACGCCACGTTGCACCGGGCCGATTTGCATGCGCTGCTGCTGGCTGCCGTGCAAGCGCACGAACTCACAGAACTGCGTTTGAACACGCGGCTCACGGCATTCGACGAAACCTCGGGCGGTGTGTTTGCCACGCTGGACGACGGCAGCACGCTGTCCGGCGAAGCCCTGCTGGGCTGCGACGGTTTGTGGAGCCGCGTGCGCTCGCAGTTGCTCGGCGCCCAGCCGGTGCGCGCCAGTGGTCACCTGGCCTACCGCGGCATGGTGCGCGCGGCCGACCTGCCCGCCGCGCTGCGGGCCAACGTGGTCACCGCCTGGCTCGGGCCGCGCATGCACGTGGTGCACTACCCCGTGCGTGGTGGCGAATGGGTGAATGTGGTGGCGGTGGTGCACGGCGTGCTCGGGCAGGGCCATGGCGGTGAGCCGGGATCGGACCCGCAGAGCTGGACGCACGAAGCCCGGGCTGCCGACCTCCAGCGCTCACTCGGCCCGGCCTGTGCGGACCTGCTGTCCATGATCGACGCTGCGCCCGCGTGGTCGCTCTGGGCCTTGAACGACCGCCCTGCCATGAACGGAGCGCACGAGCACGCGCAGGGCCGGGTGGCCCTGGTGGGCGACGCAGCGCATCCACTGCGGCCCTACCTGGCGCAGGGTGCGGCGATGGCGATCGAGGACGCATGGACGATCGGACGCCTGTTGCAGCCAGCGCCGGCCCCCATCAACTGGCCGTCCGTGCTGTCCCGTTTTGCCGAGACCCGCTGGCAACGCAATGCACGTGTGCAGCAGCATTCGCAGCGCAACGGCCGCATCTTTCACGCCACCGGCCTGGTGCGCTTCGGACGCGACACGGCCATGCGTTGGCTGGGCGAAGCTTTGCTGGACAATCCGTGGCTCTACGACGGGCCGCCCGAGCCCGAGCAAGACCCCGCTCCTTCACCCCGTTCCAAGAGGAAGACATGA
- a CDS encoding VWA domain-containing protein encodes MNIPVTFLWPQLLWLLLTLPLLVLLYVWLLRRRKQAAVRFASLAIVREAMGKGPGWRRHVPPVLLLLAIATMLLASARPMASIVLPSQEQTIILAMDVSGSMRAEDVQPNRLVASQNAAKAFLAELPRHVKVGIVAFAGSAQVVQPVTLSREDLVTAIDKFQLQRATAIGSAIVVSLSELFPGQGFDIGAMTYNRNSDPFAPQGRAIDQPKTEPKAFVPVAPGSYSSAAIILLTDGQRTTGVDTAEAAKMAADRGVRVYTVGVGTVDGEIIGFEGWSMRVRLDEDSLKEVARTTQAEYYYAGTADNLKKVYETLSSRLTVEKKETEIAGLLALVASILALFAAGLSVLWFNRIL; translated from the coding sequence ATGAACATCCCCGTCACCTTCCTGTGGCCGCAGCTGCTCTGGCTGCTGCTGACCTTGCCTCTGCTGGTGCTGTTGTATGTGTGGCTGCTGCGTCGGCGCAAGCAGGCTGCGGTGCGTTTTGCCAGCCTGGCGATCGTGCGCGAAGCCATGGGCAAGGGCCCGGGCTGGCGCCGCCATGTGCCGCCGGTGCTGCTGCTGCTGGCCATTGCCACCATGTTGCTGGCCTCGGCACGCCCCATGGCGAGCATCGTGTTGCCGTCGCAGGAGCAGACCATCATCCTGGCCATGGACGTGTCGGGCAGCATGCGCGCCGAAGACGTGCAGCCCAACCGCCTGGTGGCCTCGCAAAACGCCGCCAAGGCCTTCCTCGCCGAGCTCCCGCGACATGTGAAGGTCGGCATCGTGGCGTTTGCCGGCTCGGCCCAGGTGGTGCAGCCCGTGACCCTCAGCCGCGAAGACCTCGTGACCGCGATCGACAAGTTCCAGCTGCAACGCGCCACCGCCATCGGCAGCGCCATCGTGGTCTCGCTCTCCGAGCTGTTCCCGGGCCAGGGCTTCGACATCGGTGCCATGACCTACAACCGCAACAGCGACCCGTTTGCCCCCCAGGGCCGCGCCATCGACCAGCCCAAGACCGAACCCAAGGCCTTTGTGCCGGTGGCGCCGGGCTCGTACAGCTCGGCCGCCATCATCCTGCTCACCGACGGCCAGCGCACCACCGGCGTGGACACCGCAGAAGCCGCCAAGATGGCCGCCGACCGCGGGGTGCGCGTCTACACCGTGGGCGTGGGTACGGTGGACGGCGAAATCATCGGGTTCGAGGGCTGGTCCATGCGCGTGCGGCTGGACGAGGACAGCCTGAAGGAAGTGGCCCGCACCACGCAGGCCGAGTACTACTACGCCGGCACAGCCGACAACCTGAAGAAGGTCTACGAGACCTTGAGCTCGCGCCTGACGGTCGAGAAAAAGGAAACCGAAATCGCCGGCCTGCTCGCACTGGTGGCGTCCATCCTCGCGCTGTTCGCGGCGGGGCTGTCGGTGTTGTGGTTCAACCGGATTCTGTGA
- a CDS encoding DUF58 domain-containing protein — MFFKRLFGSDRTPAGAQAKAAGIALATPVTQRADALLRRLEWTVLRKLDGLLQGDYKTLMRGSGLDLADLREYQLHDDVRHIDWNVTARLQQPHVRVFTEDREMAAWFLLDLSPSVDFGSGNQRKSQVLLDFTAVLARLIGRHGNRVGAVLYGSRGQPVVDAVLPARGGRTQVLRLMQMVLQPPKKDATVKDGVTQLSDLLKAAVHTVRQRATVFVVSDFISEPGWEKPLGELARRHDVVAVRLLDPLELNLPDLGLIPIRDAETGEQLMVDTHDAGFRQRFARIAAQREAQLRESLARAGVDTLELSTDDDLAEAVVRFIDLRKRRLRVGKHAQAGRSMPTQMPSRDRGSFSIPREGTRP; from the coding sequence ATGTTCTTCAAGCGCCTGTTCGGATCCGATCGCACCCCGGCGGGTGCGCAGGCCAAAGCCGCAGGCATCGCGCTGGCCACACCGGTCACGCAACGCGCCGACGCCTTGCTGCGCCGGCTCGAATGGACCGTGTTGCGCAAGCTCGACGGCCTGCTGCAGGGCGACTACAAAACACTCATGCGCGGCTCGGGTCTGGATCTGGCCGACCTGCGCGAATACCAGCTGCACGACGACGTGCGGCACATCGACTGGAACGTGACCGCGCGCCTGCAGCAGCCGCACGTGCGCGTGTTCACCGAAGACCGCGAGATGGCAGCGTGGTTCTTGCTCGACCTCAGTCCTTCGGTGGACTTCGGTTCGGGCAACCAGCGCAAGAGCCAGGTGCTGCTCGACTTCACCGCCGTGCTCGCGCGCTTGATCGGGCGTCACGGCAATCGCGTGGGCGCGGTGCTGTATGGATCGCGCGGCCAACCCGTGGTGGACGCGGTACTGCCTGCGCGCGGCGGCCGCACCCAGGTGCTGCGGCTGATGCAGATGGTGCTGCAGCCACCGAAGAAAGACGCCACCGTGAAGGACGGTGTGACCCAGCTCTCCGACCTGCTCAAGGCCGCAGTGCACACCGTGCGCCAGCGCGCCACCGTGTTCGTGGTGTCCGACTTCATCAGCGAGCCCGGCTGGGAAAAGCCGCTGGGTGAACTCGCGCGCCGCCACGACGTGGTGGCTGTTCGCCTGCTCGACCCGCTGGAGCTCAACCTGCCCGACCTCGGGCTGATCCCGATCCGCGACGCCGAGACCGGCGAACAGCTGATGGTCGACACGCACGACGCGGGCTTTCGCCAGCGCTTCGCGCGCATCGCCGCACAACGCGAGGCGCAGTTGCGCGAGAGCCTGGCGCGCGCCGGGGTCGACACGCTGGAGCTCTCCACCGACGACGACCTGGCCGAAGCGGTGGTGCGGTTCATCGACCTGCGCAAGCGCCGCCTGCGCGTCGGAAAACACGCGCAGGCCGGCCGCAGCATGCCGACCCAGATGCCCAGCCGCGACCGCGGCAGCTTCAGCATTCCCCGTGAAGGAACACGACCATGA
- a CDS encoding AAA family ATPase, whose amino-acid sequence MDQNAAPDTAQLMEQILYEVKRVVVGQDRFLERVMVAMLAQGHLLVEGVPGLAKTLTVKTLANVVQGQFKRIQFTPDLVPADLVGTRIYNQKTGDFSTSLGPVFANLLLADEINRAPAKVQSALLEVMQERQVTIAGESHKVPSPFLVMATQNPIETEGTYPLPEAQVDRFMMKVLVDYPTDEEEYVIVERVTGPAVQVNAVATTDQLAVLQAQCRQVYVDPSLVQYAVKLVSATRTPEKHGLKDLARFITFGASPRATIGLVEGARALAMLRGRSYALPEDMTDLVPDVLRHRVVLSYEGLSEGLTSESLIAKIMKQIAPPARPLEHEQRAA is encoded by the coding sequence ATGGACCAGAACGCCGCCCCCGACACCGCCCAACTCATGGAGCAGATCCTGTACGAAGTGAAACGCGTGGTGGTGGGGCAGGACCGGTTCCTGGAACGGGTGATGGTGGCCATGCTGGCCCAGGGCCACCTGCTGGTTGAAGGCGTGCCGGGCCTGGCCAAGACGCTTACCGTGAAGACCCTGGCCAATGTGGTGCAGGGTCAGTTCAAGCGGATCCAGTTCACGCCCGATCTGGTGCCTGCCGACCTGGTGGGCACGCGCATCTACAACCAGAAGACCGGTGACTTCAGCACCTCGCTGGGCCCGGTGTTCGCCAACCTGCTGCTGGCCGACGAGATCAACCGCGCGCCGGCCAAGGTGCAGAGCGCGCTGCTGGAGGTGATGCAGGAGCGGCAGGTGACCATCGCCGGCGAATCGCACAAGGTGCCCAGCCCGTTCCTCGTGATGGCGACGCAGAACCCGATCGAGACCGAGGGCACCTACCCGCTGCCCGAGGCACAGGTCGACCGTTTCATGATGAAGGTGCTGGTGGACTACCCCACCGACGAAGAAGAGTACGTGATCGTCGAGCGCGTCACCGGCCCCGCCGTGCAAGTCAATGCCGTGGCCACCACCGATCAGCTCGCGGTGCTGCAGGCGCAATGCCGCCAGGTCTATGTGGACCCTTCGCTGGTGCAGTACGCGGTGAAGCTGGTGTCGGCCACGCGCACACCCGAGAAGCACGGCCTGAAGGATCTGGCGCGCTTCATCACCTTCGGCGCCAGCCCGCGCGCGACCATTGGCCTGGTGGAGGGCGCACGCGCGCTGGCCATGTTGCGTGGTCGCAGTTATGCGCTGCCCGAAGACATGACCGACCTGGTGCCCGACGTGTTGCGCCACCGCGTGGTGCTGTCCTACGAAGGCCTGTCCGAAGGCCTCACCTCCGAATCGCTGATTGCAAAAATCATGAAACAGATCGCGCCGCCGGCCCGCCCGCTGGAACACGAACAGCGCGCCGCCTGA
- a CDS encoding S1C family serine protease, producing MRKPALYSPSRRAGTAQPDADARAGGQAPVVDVVAPPPAGRFRRLRAASSSAASKPRVMWSAMAVLAALLAASVWQGGVNGPKALTQKDIDAAVLRTLTTQNLPSRAARAAEKIRPAVVRVMSYGKNAEGKEVEQGVGTGVVITDKGIILTNLHVVQTAMSVRIVYADGSESPATVTGAQPQNDLAVLQAQIIPDDLIAATMRSTNDLVPGEDVVAVGFPFGIGPSVSSGVISGFDRAFKSPEGVQEIGNLIQFDAAANPGNSGGPLVTMDGEVIGIVTGILNPTSHRTFVGIGFAVPIESAASAAGLPPF from the coding sequence ATGCGAAAGCCTGCCTTGTACAGCCCGTCACGCCGAGCAGGCACCGCGCAGCCCGACGCGGACGCTCGCGCAGGTGGGCAGGCCCCGGTGGTGGACGTTGTGGCGCCCCCGCCCGCGGGCCGATTCAGGCGCTTGCGGGCCGCATCGTCCAGCGCTGCTTCGAAGCCGCGCGTCATGTGGTCGGCCATGGCTGTGCTCGCGGCGCTGCTGGCCGCCAGCGTGTGGCAAGGCGGCGTGAACGGCCCCAAGGCGCTCACGCAAAAGGACATCGACGCGGCCGTGCTGCGCACCCTCACCACACAAAACCTGCCCTCACGCGCCGCGCGCGCCGCCGAAAAGATCCGTCCGGCCGTGGTGCGTGTCATGTCCTACGGCAAGAACGCCGAGGGCAAGGAGGTGGAGCAGGGCGTGGGCACCGGCGTGGTCATCACCGACAAGGGCATCATCCTGACCAACCTGCACGTGGTGCAAACCGCCATGAGCGTCAGGATCGTGTATGCCGACGGCTCCGAGTCGCCCGCCACCGTGACCGGCGCGCAGCCGCAGAACGACCTGGCCGTGTTGCAGGCGCAGATCATTCCCGACGACCTCATCGCCGCCACCATGCGCTCCACCAACGATCTGGTGCCGGGCGAGGACGTGGTGGCCGTGGGTTTTCCCTTTGGGATCGGCCCCTCGGTGTCGTCCGGCGTCATCTCGGGCTTTGACCGCGCGTTCAAGTCGCCCGAGGGCGTGCAGGAAATCGGCAACCTGATCCAGTTCGACGCGGCGGCCAATCCCGGCAATTCGGGCGGCCCTCTGGTCACCATGGACGGTGAAGTCATCGGCATCGTCACCGGCATCCTCAACCCCACCAGCCACCGCACCTTCGTTGGCATCGGATTTGCAGTGCCCATCGAGAGTGCAGCGTCCGCCGCCGGTTTGCCACCCTTCTGA